A part of Ptychodera flava strain L36383 chromosome 11, AS_Pfla_20210202, whole genome shotgun sequence genomic DNA contains:
- the LOC139143398 gene encoding protein Wnt-6-like: protein MVIMEHRSQLLVVFLLLLFPAYVIGLWWAVGNPLHLEPNRICRKTRRMSGKPREICRKEPEIVEEVSKGTKLGTVECQHQFKNRRWNCTTSSFGKILMQDIRETAFVCAVTSAGVTYAVTQACSMGELLQCGCDNSMVGQISSNGSWEWGGCADNIEFGYQKSKEFMDAQDRRRSDVKTLVNLHNNEAGRLAIKDNMRMECKCHGLSGSCTVKTCWKKMPVFRDVGDRLKDKFKGAAKVIGGNNGGLLPSGAETIKPPGPHDLVYIADSPDFCKPSRKVGSLGTAGRRCNSTSLGIGGCDLLCCDRGYTEQTIVVTENCKCRFHWCCVVNCDTCTTRKTIHTCNDYT, encoded by the exons ATGGTCATCATGGAACACAGGTCGCAACTTCTCGTCGTCTTTCTTCTTCTCCTCTTTCCAGCCTATGTAATCGGTCTGTGGTG GGCCGTTGGAAATCCTTTGCACCTCGAGCCTAACAGAATATGTCGTAAAACACGTCGGATGTCTGGCAAACCGCGGGAGATTTGCCGGAAGGAGCCGGAGATCGTCGAGGAGGTGAGTAAAGGAACGAAGCTGGGCACGGTGGAATGCCAACACCAATTCAAAAACAGAAGATGGAACTGCACTACATCGAGTTTCGGCAAAATACTCATGCAAG ACATCAGAGAAACTGCCTTCGTATGCGCTGTCACGTCGGCCGGAGTGACGTACGCAGTGACACAGGCATGTTCCATGGGCGAGCTGCTGCAGTGCGGCTGTGACAACAGTATGGTCGGTCAGATCAGCTCCAATGGCTCGTGGGAATGGGGCGGATGTGCGGATAACATCGAATTCGGCTACCAGAAGTCTAAAGAGTTTATGGACGCGCAGGATAGGCGGCGGAGTGACGTAAAGACCCTTGTCAATTTGCACAATAACGAGGCAGGTCGACTG GCCATCAAAGACAACATGAGGATGGAATGCAAATGTCACGGACTGTCTGGCTCGTGTACGGTAAAAACTTGTTGGAAAAAGATGCCAGTTTTCAGAGATGTCGGCGATAGGCTCAAGGACAAATTCAAAGGAGCTGCAAAAGTGATTGGCGGGAACAACGGCGGGCTGCTGCCATCGGGTGCTGAAACCATCAAACCGCCTGGGCCACACGACCTGGTCTACATAGCCGACTCGCCAGATTTCTGTAAACCTAGCCGAAAAGTGGGATCTCTCGGGACCGCTGGAAGGCGTTGTAACAGTACATCGCTGGGTATTGGCGGTTGTGATCTTCTGTGCTGCGATCGAGGATACACTGAGCAGACGATAGTTGTGACTGAGAACTGCAAGTGTCGTTTCCATTGGTGTTGTGTTGTGAACTGTGACACATGCACGACGAGAAAAACCATTCATACGTGTAACGACTACACATAA